The Daphnia carinata strain CSIRO-1 chromosome 9, CSIRO_AGI_Dcar_HiC_V3, whole genome shotgun sequence nucleotide sequence ATAGCCCGTTCGACATTGCACCACAAGCTTCGGCTCAAGATATGGTGCCCAATCCGGCTGCTTATTTCGTCCCGACATCCGATCTGCTGGCCATGCCCTACCCGTCCAAAATCGACCAGGAAGCTGATGAGAAAGCGGCGATGAAACACTTGGAAATGCTGAAAGGCTTGCACGATGAACTGGAGAAAACTGAAGAGAAATTTCTGAAGCCCAGCATGTCGTTCGGTGGCAACGCCGTAACACTCCCGACGAACGCGTTCATGTCACTTTTGCATAAGCTCTCCAAAACAGTAACAAAAACTGTTGTTACTACGCAATTTACGACCGTGTTTGTTAGTGTTAGTCCCAGCAAGAACACGACTGAAACAACTGCTTCTGTCACTGCCCTTCCTAGCAGCACCGATATTACAGCGACCAGTACTCCGACTGTGACCGTAGAAACAACGTCTACTGTTCTCGAAACAATTTCGAAGACTGTTGAATCAACTCCATCGGCGATTGAAACGACAACCGCCGCAACAACCAGCGCAGTTGTCGAACCATCATCTACAGCTTCTTTGACAGTAACGACCACCCCACCTTTGATTATTGTCACTACAATCACATCGACCATCCTATAAAAACTTTAATTGCAGTATGATGTATTGCTCATTGCTCAACTGTCAAGTTCCTAATTTTGAGGAGTCTCTTCTCTATGCGCCAAGTATACGTTTCGCTCAAAACTGTAGTCCTTTTCGACCATCCAATACAATGCGTTCAAAAacttatttattcattaagTCAACTCTGTCTTTGAATTTCCCAACGCGCTGACAACTTTACACACACCAATAAGAATATATTAATCCTCTCTGacgaaaacaagttaaaatataaaaggCTATTTTAATTGACACGGGCGGGAACTACGCTCTATGCCATGCCCGTGCACTTTTTTGGCCGAGCTGACGAAAAAAGTCGGGACATTGCATTCGAACGGATTCGAATGCAATGAGCACTAAGTACGGTCACAGTGTTGGAGGAATGACCGTGTGCTTGGTTCGTGATTTGGAGTCACAAGTGATAGGACTATCACTCGAACCACTGCACCaacccgacttttttttttttttttttcttacacatCTACGTGcttacatctaacttacatctaacttacatctaacttacatctaacttacatctaacttacatctacaAACATAAGTTGTTTCATCAAGTCCCTTATACTGTTCAGCCATCGCTGACAAAAGGCTGCTGCTCGTTATGGCGTCTATTGAGcttaaatgttaaatttcGCCAACACGGTGAACTATTTGACgattataaaaaatgaactctattCACGACTTGCTGCGTCATTATTATACAAAATCTCCTTTATGTTAGAAAAATTTTAGCACGCAAAAATGCTATAATAGAAATTGAAACTGGTGCAATCACGGAGCGTGAATGAAACAGGTATACCAATCCCGTCATAAGACCTAGAAGCTACCCTTCGTCTGCCACTAGGTGGCACTCGAGTAGTATGTTTCtatgaaaatctttttattgattggtcctttttttttaacttaatgactttaaaattgtttttcgttattctgcaaaatatattttaattcaaacacACTTCTAAGTAATTTGAGGAATTCGATAATGGGGTCTAaggtcatttaaaaaacatcttGCAAATCGAATTCCTTGAAAAATAGCAGTTTTGGTTATGCGGGAGATTTTTCACAATTAGTAATAATActatctttgtttttctttttttctatcgccATACAATCCGATGCCGGCTCACATAATGAAAATCCTTCTTGGTGATACGTGCTATTGTATTTTTtctgtataaatatatatactgtacattttttaaaatttcatagTTGGAACATGATTTTCGCTGGAAATG carries:
- the LOC130700652 gene encoding uncharacterized protein LOC130700652: MKNVVFIFAALLAVLGSAEESMESGETFVQDDPFAQRAFFYYPTGAGGFLNRAATPPQSAIDFVDSPFDIAPQASAQDMVPNPAAYFVPTSDLLAMPYPSKIDQEADEKAAMKHLEMLKGLHDELEKTEEKFLKPSMSFGGNAVTLPTNAFMSLLHKLSKTVTKTVVTTQFTTVFVSVSPSKNTTETTASVTALPSSTDITATSTPTVTVETTSTVLETISKTVESTPSAIETTTAATTSAVVEPSSTASLTVTTTPPLIIVTTITSTIL